A single Brassica rapa cultivar Chiifu-401-42 chromosome A04, CAAS_Brap_v3.01, whole genome shotgun sequence DNA region contains:
- the LOC108871585 gene encoding uncharacterized protein LOC108871585 isoform X2 → MCSRLNISTSEILYLWIQIFSCPNVLDRAALRGSGFEYCWLLSYEQEVRLELSGVPKNIDKSLKPYQRVKIETLRCRFVFLITTKILDILLQHGYKIWKEMYGEDLDDSNVALYSEWGDLFRFFWEHSVY, encoded by the exons ATGTGCTCTCGCTTGAATATCTCAACTTCTGAGATTTTGTACTTATGGATTCAGATTTTTAGTTGTCCTAATGTGTTAGATAGAGCAGCATTACGTGGCTCAGGGTTTGAGTATTGTTGGCTACTTTCATACGAACAAGAGGTTCGACTGGAGCTCTCTGGTGTTCCTAAGAATATCG ATAAAAGCTTGAAGCCTTATCAAAGGGTAAAGATAGAAACCCTGAGATGCAGGTTTGTGTTTCTAATCACGACAAAAATTTTGGACATCTTACTACAGCATGGATACAAGATTTGGAAG GAAATGTATGGGGAAGATCTAGATGATTCGAATGTGGCATTGTATTCGGAATGGGGAGATTTGTTCAGATTTTTCTGGGAACATAGTGTTTATTAG
- the LOC108871585 gene encoding uncharacterized protein LOC108871585 isoform X1: MCSRLNISTSEILYLWIQIFSCPNVLDRAALRGSGFEYCWLLSYEQEVRLELSGVPKNIGDHISQLFPSGANSLDKSLKPYQRVKIETLRCRFVFLITTKILDILLQHGYKIWKEMYGEDLDDSNVALYSEWGDLFRFFWEHSVY, encoded by the exons ATGTGCTCTCGCTTGAATATCTCAACTTCTGAGATTTTGTACTTATGGATTCAGATTTTTAGTTGTCCTAATGTGTTAGATAGAGCAGCATTACGTGGCTCAGGGTTTGAGTATTGTTGGCTACTTTCATACGAACAAGAGGTTCGACTGGAGCTCTCTGGTGTTCCTAAGAATATCGGTGATCACATCTCTCAGCTATTTCCCTCAGGCGCCAATTCCCTAG ATAAAAGCTTGAAGCCTTATCAAAGGGTAAAGATAGAAACCCTGAGATGCAGGTTTGTGTTTCTAATCACGACAAAAATTTTGGACATCTTACTACAGCATGGATACAAGATTTGGAAG GAAATGTATGGGGAAGATCTAGATGATTCGAATGTGGCATTGTATTCGGAATGGGGAGATTTGTTCAGATTTTTCTGGGAACATAGTGTTTATTAG